A single genomic interval of Peribacillus sp. FSL H8-0477 harbors:
- the manA gene encoding mannose-6-phosphate isomerase, class I, whose protein sequence is MRSVESMSILHLKPVFQERIWGGRKLETEFGYTIPKGPIGECWGISAHPAGESVIVGGEYDGKKLSELWNQERSQLFGDYELNEFPLLIKILDARDDLSVQVHPNDEQAGQLEGEPYGKTECWYILDAEPGAEIILGHYADTKEEVAGYIYQGQWEKLLRKMPVKRGDFIFVKSGTVHAIGKGITILETQQSSDTTYRVYDYDRKDAAGNLRELHLEKAIAVTNAPDLTDPLALQKQTVESGETQELISIPEFTVTHHAIKGTNYKLATQDRFQLVTVIEGKGTITADGETTSLKKGDHFIITRDTEDITANGEMEWVTSYM, encoded by the coding sequence ATGAGGAGCGTGGAGAGTATGAGTATCTTACATCTGAAACCAGTTTTCCAAGAACGTATTTGGGGAGGACGCAAGCTTGAAACCGAATTCGGCTACACCATTCCAAAGGGACCTATCGGGGAATGTTGGGGAATTTCGGCTCATCCTGCTGGTGAAAGCGTCATTGTCGGCGGAGAATACGATGGCAAAAAGTTGTCCGAGCTGTGGAATCAAGAACGCAGCCAATTATTTGGCGACTATGAGCTCAATGAATTTCCGTTATTAATTAAAATTCTTGATGCAAGAGACGACCTTTCGGTTCAGGTTCATCCAAATGATGAGCAAGCAGGTCAATTAGAAGGCGAGCCGTACGGCAAAACCGAATGCTGGTACATCCTTGATGCAGAACCGGGCGCTGAAATCATTCTTGGTCATTATGCGGATACGAAGGAAGAAGTGGCAGGTTATATTTATCAAGGACAATGGGAAAAACTACTCCGGAAAATGCCAGTCAAACGCGGCGATTTCATCTTCGTGAAAAGCGGCACCGTTCACGCCATTGGAAAGGGTATCACGATTCTAGAAACGCAGCAATCGTCTGATACAACCTACCGGGTCTATGATTACGACCGGAAAGATGCGGCTGGAAACCTGCGTGAGCTTCATTTAGAAAAAGCAATTGCCGTAACTAATGCACCAGACCTGACCGACCCGCTTGCACTTCAGAAACAAACCGTTGAAAGTGGAGAAACACAAGAACTCATCTCCATCCCTGAATTTACTGTTACGCACCATGCGATTAAAGGGACAAACTACAAACTAGCAACTCAAGACCGCTTCCAACTGGTCACCGTCATTGAAGGCAAAGGAACGATCACAGCCGATGGTGAAACAACATCACTTAAAAAAGGCGACCACTTCATCATCACCCGCGACACGGAAGACATCACAGCTAACGGCGAGATGGAATGGGTTACTAGTTATATGTAA